The genomic interval GGCAATGTCCCACATACCCCTGTATTATCAAAGGGTAGTTTGTAGTTGCTTGAAATACTTCAGTAAGGTATCGCAGAACAGTCTTTGGAGCCTTGGTAATACCACCCTCTCTTCCTGTGGGAATTTCCTTTTAGAGAAGTGTCAGCATTATTACCGGAATGAGGATGGCTGAAAGGGATAAGGAAAGGAACAGAATTTAAGTGTTTTACTCCCCCAGTCCAGTCTCGCAGATTTGAAAGGTGTCACCTCTCTGCCCATTGGCACAAACTTCCAGCTCTGTTTTGTAGGATTGTCTGTGTGTAGCTTGTGGTAACTCAGGCAGTGGACGGCCAAAACTTTCCATGCAGATGCGATATCCTCCTTCAGGTCGACGTGTTAGGCATGGTGCAAACCGATGACCTTGAAGTATTTCACTTGGTAGATATGAGGTACGGCTCTGGCAAATTTCCCCTGAGCCTTCCTGAGTTGCAGATAAACAGACCACAAGCTCCAAATGACCTGAGGAGGAAAGTGTCTCACGCTGCAATAAGGCTGCCAGAGGGCTTCCAGGAGAAAGACTGTGGGTGTAGGTAAGAGGGAAGGAGAAGAAAGGGCACTCCATGCTGCAAGCTTGATTATCCAGTGAAAAATCCACACTGACTTGTTGGATTTGCCCATCACCTCTCTCTTGATAAAGAATTCCACTTACTCTTACCATCGTCAAAGGACTGGGTCGTGTGTTGGCAACTTGGAACATTAAACATGGCTTTCCTTCAGGACTGCCCACCACTGCTAGTCTCGAGAAGAGGATTGAGGGGGAACGATTCTTTGGTCTTGCTATTTTGGCTACAAAAACACCtgttaaatacataatttacagtGGGTTAGCATACAAGAGATAATAGACAATTGAAAACATaacctctttattaataattttgttaatTGAATTTGATATTCAAAGTGTAAGAATCTGTTACCTGTAATAAAGGCCTCCAGCATTAGCCCGAGAAGCATCTGTACTGCAAGAAGAGCAATAGCACTTGGGCAGTCCCCACTTGGAAACATGGTTCCATATCCAATTGTTAGCTGTGTCTCCAATGAGAATGAAAAAGCAGCGGTGAAGCTAGTGATGTACTTGACACAGATAGTGTGGTTTTCTGGTGGGTCATCATGGTCTAGAGCTAAATCCCCATTCATCTCTGCTAGTAGATACCAAAACACTGCAAACAGTAGCCAGTGGGCCAGGAAGGAAGCAGAAAAGGCCAGCATCATCCAACGCCAGCGCATATCCAGCAACAATCCCCATATGTCACGCAGATAAGAAAGACCCTTCCCCTGCATCCCAACTGCTTTTATAGTGCTATGTCCATCCTTAGTCACCAGTCGATAAGAACAAGAGTTGAGTAGCGTACATCTTGGAGAACGGCTGTGAGTGTCCTCATCCCGATCTGTGCTGACCTGAAGCACCACTGTAAAGAGAACTTGGTTATTTTATGGAATTGTCTGCTGAAACAATAAATTAGGGTGCAAGGTAGACATTATATGATAAAGGTTATAGTTCAATAGTGCTATGATGGTAGTAATATACATAATCTATAACCAGCCAATTAATCTTACTGCCAGTTTGACAATAAAAATTAGCAGGGCTTCCCATTTACTGAAAAATGTGTAAGGGTATATATGTGAGCAGCCATTCCTGATCCTTAAAAATCCATTTACTAAAACAAGCATGCTAATGAATTCTGGCTTTACATACATCTCTCTGGctagtttgttttaaagttttttctaaGATGCTGCTATGGAACAAGTcgatataaatcattttttggacACAGAATGAAACCAACAGAACATGCATCTTCAAAAATTGCCTGCATTGACAGCTTCCATGTTTATCTTTACACTTTTGACATAATCCCAATTTTTTGGATAATGTTTTCAAAAATGAACGGCTCATTGCTGTCCTGCTCTATGAATCTGCTGGTAACCGCTTGGACAGGTTGCTGTCACTTTGAAGCGGCCCTTAACACAACACTTTGGTGCATGAATAACTGTGTAGCATGCTGCACTAGAAATGTTTGAACCAAACAGCATTTCTTAGTATAAAAACTGGTGAAAAGCAAAACTAAAGGTAATATTTATATTcacttcaattacatttttagctgAACTAGAAATATTACATCTGTTTAGTTACTTTAGGTAGCATTTCCGCTTCACTTCCATATTTACACAACTTTTATTCATATAGACAGTCTATGGAAACATGGGCAAGCAAATCTGCTAAAaactagtatttaaaaaaacacattccgGTATCATTTTAGGATTTTAGGATAAACTGGCCTGGAATGTTTACAAACTAAACCTGTGTTCTAATACCACACCTGATCATTCTAGAATGCCAAAACAAAAACTTGGTGCAGTGTCAATCATTGCTTTTACTTACTTTTTGTAGATGGTCAGAGACCTGGTGAACCACTTTTCTCTCTTGTCAATAGGTGAATATCATTCAGTAGAATGAGAACTCAAGGGGGTGGGGTAAAGTTTTCTTTATTGCTTGTGTCCTTTCACACGTGACATTCAAAAGTTTCTTGATCAATCTGTGCAAAACAGAACAGTTTACAAGAAGATTGTAACAAAATGATTCTGAGGCCTACTTCATGACAGACACTTTGTGTTGCTCTGGTCCTCTTGCGGACATCTCCACCCCCTCCAGCCAAAGGCACCTGAGCTGATTCTGGCTTTGTTCCCTGAAGGCAAGCAGGGGCCTGTGCCTGCATAGCCCCAGTGTTCTGAGCTGGTGCCAGACTAAAAgagggagggggtgggggggttgggGGAATAGTGTTTGTGTTATGGTTTCACGCTCAGGGGTAAGCTGCTTTTTAGATGCATACATCATGATGCTCATGTGACATGTCCCGCTGCGGGAAAATATCCAGGCTTTGTTCACTCTGGGATGCATTGGAGGACAGGTAGGTTTCACCTGGATGTTACAAAAACTTTGCTGCTCAGTAAGTATAGCTCAGAAAGTTTTCCACTGTTGGCTTTCGACAGCGGCATTCTTGTCACAGTGTGTGACTTTTTATCAAGCTGTGCTAGAAAAGAGTCTTTCTCTGCAATTTAGAAAACCTGCTTTAGCACTGCTTTACTGTTAATGAATTCTACAAATATGTTACACAAGAAAAGTATAAGCATTTGCCTTAGGTTATTTTCAATATCTATATGTACATATTTGCAAAATCCCTAGGTCTAGGTTGCTCTTATTAGTTTGGATACTCTGGATTTACATTGACAATTTGTGCAAGAGTATATTAGGTGTTAATATTAGGTATTANNNNNNNNNNNNNNNNNNNNNNNNNNNNNNNNNNNNNNNNNNNNNNNNNNNNNNNNNNNNNNNNNNNNNNNNNNNNNNNNNNNNNNNNNNNNNNNNNNNNNNNNNNNNNNNNNNNNNNNNNNNNNNNNNNNNNNNNNNNNNNNNNNNNNNNNNNNNNNNNNNNNNNNNNNNNNNNNNNNNNNNNNNNNNNNNNNNNNNNNNNNNNNNNNNNNNNNNNNNNNNNNNNNNNNNNNNNNNNNNNNNNNNNNNNNNNNNNNNNNNNNNNNNNNNNNNNNNNNNNNNNNNNNNNNNNNNNNNNNNNNNNNNNNNNNNNNNNNNNNNNNNNNNNNNNNNNNNNNNNNNNNNNNNNNNNNNNNNNNNNNNNNNNNNNNNNNNNNNNNNNNNNNNNNNNNNNNNNNNNNNNNNNNNNNNNNNNNNNNNNNNNNNNNNNNNNNNNNNNNNNNNNNNNNNNNNNNNNNNNNNNNNNNNNNNNNNNNNNNNNNNNNNNNNNNNNNNNNNNNNNNNNNNNNNNNNNNNNNNNNNNNNNNNNNNNNNNNNNNNNNNNNNNNNNNNNNNNNNNNNNNNNNNNNNNNNNNNNNNNNNNNNNNNNNNNNNNNNNNNNNNNNNNNNNNNNNNNNNNNNNNNNNNNNNNNNNNNNNNNNNNNNNNNNNNNNNNNNNNNNNNNNNNNNNNNNNNNNNNNNNNNNNNNNNNNNNNNNNNNNNNNNNNNNNNNNNNNNNNNNNNtttttttttttttttttctggtaagtgTTCTTGTATTTCTTTTGCTCGGTCTTACAGATGGCTATTGTTTACGGACTTGTTTCACATGCATAGTTCTCGCTTGCATAAGGACAGTCCTTTCTTCTGCTCAATGATCCTCTCACATGTCCTTCCCGGCAACTTCTTAACTGACTTCCTAGGCCAGTGACACACTCCCTGTCAATCTATGGGGGGAGCCCTTGCTGGGTCTGGAGTCATAATCCAAATTCCTGTGTTTATAAATCTGGGGGGTAGGGCTTCTTTGGTATGGTCTCTGATTGGTCACTGGGCTGTTGGGGACATGCCAATGAAAGGGGAGGTACGTTGCAACAGTACCCTCCCAGTGATTAGCTCTTCGCAGTAGGTACACTTATTTTCCATTAACAGTCTAATTACTGCCCACTTACAAAAGGGGGTTAATGGAGCAATAATTTTAgatgtgttaaatatttaattatcttGTCTTTTTGATATGTTAGGAGATTCAACATACCTTTTCCAGGATTTCACTGAAGCATAACAAATGGATAatgatgtatacattttttttttttaaatgaaacaacacgTTCTGTTCAGGCTGCACACTGATTTGTTCCACTTTTAGAAATTAGATTTTCGCCTTTTAGTGCTGATTATGTGTCTGCTAGTTTATAAAATACTCATGTCTTTGGTTCGCTTTGTAGAAGGCGTCTGCAGGTCCTTCAGAGAGCACGGGGTCACAGTCTAGCAGAAATATCCTGTGGCGTGAAGGTTAAAAGTCACCGGGAATGCTGAGTCACACTCTACAAACATCTTTTACAGAATCTTTTGTGTTCTGTTATACACGTCATCTTTCATTTCTTCTCCATCAAGAGCCATAAAAATGAAGTCATGAAATGTCAATTTAATTTTGAAAACTGCCATAGGTGTTCTTTGGGAGGATAGGATGAAGACCCAGCACTTTTATTGTGTGCACTTTAGTGTTGGCGGTACTTGTTTTCCACTGGACTTTGCTCACCTCTGTCCAGTTAAGCGGATTGCATAGAACAGAGCCTCATTGTTCTTGGAGGAGCAAAGCCGTCTTCAGGCCTGTGGTGCTGAATATTAAAGTAATGACCCAAATCCCACCCCCCTCAGTGCTTCTGTTCTGTCGCCCTGCCCAAAGTTTGAACCTCCTGCTGCCAGTGGCACGTCAGTGCATGCCCAGGGCAAACAGTGTAAGGAGAAGCTACGCATGTACCCCTTTCACAACTTTaccttataataaataataaaaaaaaaaaaatcagccatttAACCCATTTCTGCATTTAGCATCTTATATTATGCAGGTTGTGCCATCTCATTTTGGATATTGTTGGGTTAAAAGGGTAGAAACTCCCATACCAAGTCAAGGTTTTCTTAACATGTCTATccgttttttttctcttggtgcTATGCTCTGCATCTAGATTTAATAATTCCCTCTCCATTGAATATATAATTTGGAGTAGCCATGTGACCTTTTACTCTTGCCAAGCCTTCCTCTCCTCTGTTGTATCCAAGTCTGCCATCTATTGCCATGAAAATTTGTAAAACGAAATTAACCACTCTCATTTTGCCGTAAATTAACATTTAACCCTTATATGACTAGAGTTGAGAAACCATAGTTTCTTCTCTTCCAGCTGTTTGTTTAGACTGCCAAAATCAGCCCGATAAGGCAACTTTTtctaatgttttcattgtttagCCAAAGTTGTATgcattttcttctaatttttctGTCTCTCAGGGGGGTTAAGGAGAGTTTAGTCTCATACTAAATCAGCCCCACTAAATTAGTGGACAATATGAAACATTATTAGGGTTTGATTAGGATGGCCAGTGTCtggactaaaaaaaacaatatcctaGACGGGGAATAGCacagttttcaaagaaaaatccCTTAAAAAATTTATAGGGGGTAAATTAGGAGAAGGCATTGCACTTGAAAGTTATGGCCAGAAAGGCAAGTACATagttgaaatatatatacatggagTATATGTGAGCTGTTTTAGCAGCAAGAAGATTGGCACAGCCCTGCCAAAGAAAATGGcttgtaagtaattttttttccactggagCATTCTTCATCATTTACCTTCTCATTACACTTTGGAAGAGAAATGTTGTCAAGTTACAGCCTGctaatttgcttttttccttgGCTTCTAGGAAATGAAAAATTGTAGGGTTACTGCACTGTTCAGTAGTGTGGAGCCTAATGCGGGTCCCAGTGCAGAGCGATTAATAATCTGACTTTTGCTGTGCATTGAGACAGGAAGACAGCATCTAGTCACaggcaaacttttattttaatttttgatacaCTTTTACAATCTGACAGAGGTTCTTTCTCTTTTACTTTtgccaaaaatgtgtttggtaatgTCTAGTTGAGAAAATGTCTTCACTTCCTCTATTTGTACTTAGGACTTCTAAGAATAAAaggaataaggaaaaaaaaggaatagaataCAATTTTACCACTCTGGAGAATGCTTTGTCCAAGTTTGGGCTCCAGTGGTGGGCTGTTACTGTTTAGCATGACGTGGTATTATGCATCCACATAAATGTATCATAGATCGATGGTCACTGCAGGACCAGCGGAGCAGTGTTCACTGTAATATTTGCCAGGGTCACTAGGGGATAACTAAAGATTGCATTAATTTTATGTCAATACAATTACCTAAATAGGACATGTTTGTTTATTAATTGTTTCCTATCTGATTTCTTTAGTTATTGAACAATATTGTGAGTTGTTTAAAAAGGGACAGTGTATTGACATGTGTTTAAGTTGTAATGGCTGCGTTTGCTATGTGTGTAAGTGTATGTGGATTTATAAAAATCATGTGTTGGTGCGCATCATGTGCTATGCAATTTAAATCTTTTGATAAGCATCAACATGGTGCTATGCAATTTGAATCTTTTGATAAGCACCAGCATGGTGCTTATGAAAAGATTCAAATTGCATAGCACATGATAAGCACCAGCACATAATTTAATAGTTCCTCAGTGTTCAGAAACGTCATATATGACGGCACGTGAGGCTATCATCATCTTTGTGGAACACTAGTTTCTTCCTAAAATGTCCTTATTGGGAGAAAAtaacatatatgatatatttctTTCATATGTTTGACATGCTAGGGTATAGGATGCACTTAATTTAAAAAGAGGCCCCATTGGTTGTAATTTTTagaatattgtatgtatattaaatatcACTCTGCAATTTGGATAGGGGAGGGAACTTCATATACCAAATCCTAGAatagcaatataataaaacaggTCTTCCCAGACAAAAATTAAGATCTTGGTTTTAGAACCTAAAAAAGGATAGTGACATCATAGTGGAATCTTGAGAAAGCTTTTTGATCCCACATATTCATAAAATGATGGTAACCCCACTCCTACCAAGTAAAATATCTAGAGCTAAACCTGAGAAATCATTACACTGGTTCAGAAATCCAAACCAGCATGTATAGTACTGTGCAAAACAAATGGCACTGTTGACACCACACAATCCGTGTTCTTTCTAGTTGGGAAAGTCAACATGCCAAGAAGACAAAGTCCAATAAAATCCTCTCGGTAACTGATCCTGAGTCTGAGTCACCTGAGATCCAAAAAAGAGCCTGCTGAGGCATTCTCTTTACCAGCCAAAAGTGATGTTTCATGCGGGATGGTACCAATGATTAGAAGGGCTAGGCTTTCCTGACTGCACAGTTGGAGAACCAATTCAGAAACTTTTGGAATACCTCAGACTGAAGGGAAAACCAGTATGGAGGAATACATGATGAAAGACAGGACAGTAGCTGTCAAACACTATAAACTGGCCCACAATTGTTATCAAGCTGCTTAGAGGGAGCCAACTACCAGGCCAAAGATCTTCCAGCTGAAGGATCATGGCAGCCTAAGCAGCCACCAGGAACTGGAGCAAGTCCATCATTGATACTTGAAGACATAGGATCCTTGAAGCCATGTTATCCAGCAAAGCCAAACTAGGATTAAAATGCTGTTAGGGGTATGAGTGAAAATTGGTACTCTAAAAGCAGGATTAAGGGCTCATGATTCAAATATTGTGAGGGATGAACTATTAAATACACGTTACCAAAATTGGTGGTATGGTTTTCATGCAAAAAGAGGACAGAGGCTTTTTTGTGAGGTGCCAAACCAATCTCCTAGGTTCTACAGGTTCAGCATGGTCCAGGATGGTTTCTCCTAAGGCTTTTTTCTGTCAGGGTGCTTTCTCTAAAGTTTTCTTACATCCAGTTTCCTTCACCCTGATCTCTGGGAGTTCTGTGACATTCTGTAACGAGGGATGTGTTTTCAAAGCCTGCATTGGATGTTGATTCTTAGGTGAGCTAGAGGCAATCTCCTTTTTGGGTCTGTTCATTTGCTGTGTTTACTGCTGTCCAGGAACATTTTTTCACTCGCTTTCTGTCCCAGTGGCAACAGTTTTGTAAGACGTGAACATCAGCAAGTGAATGTCCACAACGGGAATGATGGCAAAATTTGACTGGGGTGCTAGGCCTCCACCACTGAAAATGTTTCGTTTTTGTCTGCTGATGGTTTGCTCTCGTGATTGTCTGGTAAATCAATGTCAACAATGAAagtaagagaacattttttttaaaaaagagaaccCAAATAGCTGTAAAAACcgaaaaagcattttcttttcatagacagttaacaaaaatgtgaaaaacctTGATGAATAACCAAACTGTTTGGACAGTGTGTGTGTAACTTTGGGTCTTGTGTTGTGTTTCTCTTAACCTCTAGAGCTGAATGTTCTTTTTTACATATCATTGGGAAAGTCAATATAAGTGTCCAGCATTGAACAGGTGAACAGGTCTACCATAAACAGTACCCAGACAGAATTCCTGACCCTGTGTTCTCCCCTCCTGCAGACCACTTCAcacacatttt from Pyxicephalus adspersus chromosome 4, UCB_Pads_2.0, whole genome shotgun sequence carries:
- the KCNJ13 gene encoding inward rectifier potassium channel 13, whose product is MVLQVSTDRDEDTHSRSPRCTLLNSCSYRLVTKDGHSTIKAVGMQGKGLSYLRDIWGLLLDMRWRWMMLAFSASFLAHWLLFAVFWYLLAEMNGDLALDHDDPPENHTICVKYITSFTAAFSFSLETQLTIGYGTMFPSGDCPSAIALLAVQMLLGLMLEAFITGVFVAKIARPKNRSPSILFSRLAVVGSPEGKPCLMFQVANTRPSPLTMVRVSGILYQERGDGQIQQVSVDFSLDNQACSMECPFFSFPLTYTHSLSPGSPLAALLQRETLSSSGHLELVVCLSATQEGSGEICQSRTSYLPSEILQGHRFAPCLTRRPEGGYRICMESFGRPLPELPQATHRQSYKTELEVCANGQRGDTFQICETGLGE